A single region of the Podospora pseudopauciseta strain CBS 411.78 chromosome 1, whole genome shotgun sequence genome encodes:
- a CDS encoding hypothetical protein (EggNog:ENOG503NZXC; COG:G) — translation MKRDQCLQLCLQQVTNSPLSYRHGSIVAKGGKILGQGYNDYRHGFNGDTLKTGTLRKAASPHTTPNRPTLGFMPFEIGGDSTGNRCISMHSEMMTIHFALMATRTAAADNMSNVQCGFMRWSHVQNTVAQEKNKTKPSCKKSKSELTKKKRGKQHIPNDLGKKADNRDPKKDRLSCRPEFCRLEEQSHFPTQECPIPRQNNVCQRTKHPKLIGADVYVVRLAHHGTGTDHIKAEEVDDSRLLDMPPPVHVDAPSSSP, via the exons ATGAAGCGAGACCAGTGTCTGCAGCTTTGCCTTCAGCAGGTCACCAACTCCCCGCTTTCGTACCGCCACGGATCCATCGTCGCAAAGGGTGGAAAGATCCTGGGCCAGGGCTACAACGATTATCGCCATGGCTTTAACGGCGACACTCTCAAGACAGGAACGCTTCGTAAGGCCGCATCTCCTCACACTACCCCCAACAGGCCTACATTGGGGTTCATGCCCTTCGAAATAGGCGGAGATAGTACGGGTAACCGGTGCATCAGCATGCATTCTGAGATGATGACTATACACTTCGCCCTGATGGCCACAAGAACGGCAGCCGCTGATAACATGTCCAACGTTCAATGCGGCTTCATGCGCTGGAGCCATGTTCAAAACACCGTAGCCCAGgagaagaacaagaccaaGCCATCATGCAAGAAGTCCAAGAGTGAattgacgaagaagaagcgtGGAAAGCAGCACATTCCCAACGATCTCGGCAAGAAAGCAGATAACAGAGACCCAAAGAAGGACAGGTTGAGTTGTAGGCCGGAGTTCTGTCGACTTGAAG AACAGTCACACTTTCCGACCCAGGAATGCCCGATTCCACGCCAAAACAACGTATGCCAGCGAACAAAACACCCCAAGCTCATCGGCGCCGATGTCTATGTCGTCAGGTTAGCCCACCACGGCACTGGCACCGATCATATCAAGGCTGAGGAAGTCGACGACTCCAGACTGTTAGACATGCCACCGCCAGTCCACGTTGATgcaccctcctcatcaccatga
- a CDS encoding hypothetical protein (EggNog:ENOG503PPES) gives MDLDEAWGEDHLQLDKPPPVEHIQKKNEMIARCLPEDMREAVTMSLLSERTRPPRETWQRLVSTKHLRINDELPRHRYLTRFRKVGSKDPRENKNREV, from the coding sequence ATGGATCTTGACGAGGCGTGGGGCGAAGACCACCTGCAGCTCGACAAGCCGCCGCCGGTCGAGCACATCCAGAAGAAAAACGAGATGATTGCTCGCTGTCTGCCAGAAGACATGCGCGAGGCCGTGACCATGTCCTTGCTGAGTGAGAGGACGAGGCCGCCGCGAGAGACATGGCAGCGTCTTGTGAGCACGAAGCATCTCAGGATCAACGATGAGCTGCCAAGGCACAGGTATCTTACTAGGTTTCGAAAGGTTGGCTCCAAGGACCCCCGAGAGAATAAGAATCGAGAAGTGTAA
- a CDS encoding hypothetical protein (COG:S; EggNog:ENOG503P6A6), which produces MPLKGYGIWKGTPTKWDGTAKPGHGHITFSDTTSTRLDAAVNIESKSSDSRLVYWVIRDLQPVSVTFTHSLQALRRGFHPQKGTLETGSLGLDFLRLNLFRPQDGILLSHNTPGTSHNILDYLNPILNQAVVQKADIYLFGEPYNDKTGIHDIHMNQGNSGQWKKDNGIFQDGGIILAFPDGHWEGIFLAFAVQTYKTDEQGMPVGDTFAKLLGGGKQPGEGDEEEPEPIVGDGIKIEAALVNPHGPDQQPTRGDGETVYLLNRSVTTVDLEGWRIENGSGQSHVLKGVSLAVQSKKGVAVPGVALGNKGGVISLKDNGGKLVHQVKYSRDQAQREGALVYFLQK; this is translated from the coding sequence ATGCCCCTCAAAGGCTACGGCATTTGGAAAGGCACCCCCACCAAGTGGGACGGGACCGCTAAGCCCGGTCACGGCCACATCACCTTCTcagacaccacctccacccgCCTAGACGCGGCAGTCAACATCGAAAGCAAGTCTTCCGACTCCCGTCTCGTTTACTGGGTCATCCGCGACCTCCAGCCAGTCTCAGTAACCTTTACCCACTCCCTCCAGGCCCTCCGACGGGGTTTCCACCCCCAGAAGGGCACACTCGAAACCGGCAGCCTGGGCCTTGACTTCCTCCGCCTGAACCTCTTCCGCCCCCAAGATGGCATTCTTCTCTCACACAACACGCCAGGGACGAGCCACAACATCCTCGACTATCTCAACCCAATCCTGAACCAAGCTGTCGTACAAAAGGCGGACATTTACCTGTTTGGCGAGCCGTACAATGACAAGACCGGGATTCATGATATCCACATGAATCAAGGGAACTCGGGACagtggaagaaggacaaTGGAATTTTTCAAGACGGCGGAATCATCCTGGCCTTTCCCGATGGTCATTGGGAGGGCATATTTCTTGCGTTTGCCGTGCAGACGTACAAGACTGATGAGCAGGGCATGCCGGTTGGCGACACGTTTGCCAAGTTGCTGGGTGGAGGGAAGCAGcctggtgagggtgatgaggaagagcCGGAGCCGATTGTAGGAGATGGGATCAAGATTGAGGCTGCGTTGGTCAATCCTCATGGACCGGACCAGCAGCCTACcaggggagatggggagacgGTGTACTTGCTTAATCGTTCTGTGACGACGGTGGACTTGGAGGGTTGGAGGATTGAGAATGGGTCGGGGCAGAGTCATGTCTTGAAAGGAGTGTCTTTAGCAGTGCAGAGCAAGAAGGGAGTTGCTGTGCCCGGGGTGGCGTTGGGTAACAAGGGAGGGGTCATTTCTTTGAAGGACAACGGCGGAAAACTGGTGCACCAGGTCAAGTACTCGAGAGATCAGGCTCAGAGGGAGGGAGCGCTGGTGTATTTCTTGCAGAAGTGA
- a CDS encoding hypothetical protein (CAZy:CE5; EggNog:ENOG503P2FW; COG:G), whose translation MRFLATVAALTGTLVAALPSPLEEIRTRELVESHRQTMETLEARGWKSGAGATANELLDGGPCPKVIFIYARGSTEGGNLGSLGSPTGVALDAAFGEANVWVQGVGGAYSAGLLDNLLPEGTTTAAINEMKSLLIRANSLCPQAKIVAGGYSQGAALAGAAISQSSAAIREQIKGVVLYGWTKNKQNNGKIPNYPADRLRVYCESGDLVCNGSLIVLPAHGTYADEAADEAPNFLISRINAS comes from the exons ATGCGTTTCCTCGCTACCGTCGCCGCCCTCACCGGCACTCTCGTCGCGGCTCTCCCGAGCCCTCTCGAGGAGATTCGCACCCGGGAGCTTGTCGAGTCTCACCGCCAGACCATGGAGACCCTTGAGGCTCGTGGCTGGAAGTCGGGTGCTGGTGCGACTGCCAACGAACTGCTCGATGGCGGCCCGTGCCCCAAGGTCATCTTCATCTACGCCCGCGGTTCCACCGAGGGGGGTAACCTT GGATCTCTCGGCAGCCCAACTGGTGTCGCTCTCGACGCTGCCTTTGGCGAGGCCAACGTCTGGGTCCAAGGTGTTGGCGGTGCTTACTCCGCCGgcctcctcgacaacctcctccccgagggcaccaccaccgccgccattAACGAGATGAAGagcctcctcatccgcgCCAACTCGCTCTGCCCCCAGGCCAAGATCGTCGCCGGTGGCTACAGCCAGGGTGCCGCCCTCGCCGGTGCCGCCATCTCCCAGAGCAGCGCCGCCATCCGCGAGCAGATCAAGGGTGTTGTCCTCTACGGCTGgaccaagaacaagcagaACAACGGCAAGATCCCCAACTACCCTGCCGACCGTCTCAGGGTGTACTGCGAGAGCGGCGACTTGGTTTGCAACGGCTCGCTCATTGTTCTGCCTGCCCATGGCACCTATGCTGATGAGGCTGCTGATGAGGCACCCAATTTCCTGATCTCCAGGATCAATGCCAGCTAG
- a CDS encoding hypothetical protein (COG:Z; EggNog:ENOG503NYQ3), with protein sequence MEASNFQSIRIRLFSCHRYVQVPNTAKITVPAIAQGCPLIVLQQQLGQYGLISDQFITKFPYEEYQTPTALGQSLMVVPRASAVVPGQTNAEPVAIHANHHNMVKYTSREDSGYKTVSRHLKDMANDAIK encoded by the exons ATGGAGGCATCAAATTTTCAGTCTATAAGAATAAGGCTTTTTAGCTGCCATAGATATGTCCAGGTCCCCAACACCGCAAAGATTACCGTTCCTGCCATAGCTCAAGGGTGCCCATTAATTGTCCTCCAGCAACAATTGGGTCAGTACGGCCTGATCAGCGATCAATTTATAACCAAATTCCCCTATGAAGAGTACCAGACTCCAACTGCCCTCGGCCAGTCTCTGATG GTGGTGCCACGTGCGTCAGCCGTTGTGCCTGGCCAGACTAATGCAGAGCCAGTCGCAATCCATGCCAACCATCACAACATGGTTAAATACACATCAAGGGAAGACAGCGGATACAAGACCGTATCAAGACACCTCAAGGACATGGCAAATGACGCTATCAAGTAG
- a CDS encoding hypothetical protein (COG:S; EggNog:ENOG503P03V), with translation MAPFKVVVHSLTSEPTDSSHSPSLTAYESEPFSSPNALVFIHGLTAGPHTTDLTHLRAALPSEYSIWELRMRSSYSGWGYSSLDNDVQDLTRLVRYLREDLKNKRIVLMGASTGCQGALEYNNHSSQPPRVDGYILTSPVSDREAANALWSSEALAESLAVAKELIDQGKECTTMPKEHVPFFATPVTAARWGSFAATGGAEDYFASDISDEVLADKFGRVDKPLLILPAEKDEMIPASVDKQRLLERWSTAAPKGMVSELSGLIPDADHVVSSSEAQKWLAERVAKFLSSI, from the exons ATGGCCCCCTTCAAAGTCGTCGTTCACTCACTCACGTCCGAGCCCACTGACAGCTCCCACAGTCCCAGCCTTACCGCGTATGAATCCGAGCCTTTCTCCTCTCCCAACGCCCTAGTCTTCATCCATGGCCTGACAGCTGGGCCCCACACAACAGATCTTACACATCTGCGGGCCGCTCTCCCTTCTGAGTACTCCATCTGGGAGCTGCGTATGCGAAGCTCCTACTCTGGATGGGGGTATTCCTCCCTTGACAACGACGTCCAGGACCTCACACGACTCGTCCGCTACCTGCGTGAGGACCTCAAAAATAAAAGGATCGTTCTGATGGGCGCTAGCACTGGATGTCAGGGTGCCCTCGAGTACAACAACCATTCTAGTCAGCCTCCGCGTGTTGATGGGTACATCTTGACATCTCCTGTCTCGGACAGAGAGGCTGCCAACGCCCTCTGGTCGTCCGAGGCACTGGCTGAGAGCTTGGCTGTGGCGAAAGAGTTGATAGACCAAGGAAAGGAGTGTACTACCATGCCAAAGGAGCATGTTCCTTTTTTTGCAACGCCAGTCACGGCGGCGAGATGGGGGAGCTTTGCTGCCACTGG TGGCGCCGAAGACTACTTCGCTTCAGACATTTCAGATGAGGTCCTCGCAGACAAATTTGGCAGGGTGGATAAGCCATTGTTGATCTTGCCTGCTGAGAAGGATGAGATGATCCCGGCATCGGTCGACAAGCAGcggttgttggagaggtggAGTACAGCGGCCCCTAAGGGGATGGTAAGTGAGCTCTCGGGGCTCATTCCTGATGCTGATCATGTTGTATCCTCTTCTGAAGCCCAAAAGTGGCTTGCCGAGAGGGTTGCCAAGTTTCTGTCCAGCATCTGA